A window of the Sporosarcina sp. FSL K6-2383 genome harbors these coding sequences:
- the pheS gene encoding phenylalanine--tRNA ligase subunit alpha — MEAQLEQLKDEALAKIEAASDVKALNEVRVAYLGKKGPITDLLKGMGKLPAEERPKMGALVNVIREAVTEVLEERMEKLEEQAINEQLANESIDVTLPGRPARTGNHHPLTRVVEEIEDFFISMGYEIAEGPEVEKDYYNFEALNLPKGHPARDMQDSFYISEDILLRTHTSPVQARTMEAKGGAPIKIICPGKVYRRDSDDATHSHQFTQIEGLVIGEDIRMSDLKGTLSLFSKKMFGDEREIRLRPSFFPFTEPSVEMDISCFKCGGDGCNVCKKTGWIEILGAGMVHPNVLKMAGYDPSVVSGFAFGMGPERIAMLKYGVEDIRHFYTNDVRFVSQFHRTEA, encoded by the coding sequence ATGGAAGCACAATTAGAACAGTTGAAAGATGAGGCACTCGCAAAAATTGAGGCTGCTTCAGATGTAAAAGCGTTAAACGAAGTCCGTGTTGCTTACTTAGGGAAAAAAGGGCCTATTACTGACTTGCTAAAAGGCATGGGGAAATTACCGGCTGAGGAACGTCCGAAAATGGGGGCGCTCGTCAATGTCATTCGTGAAGCAGTAACAGAAGTACTGGAAGAGCGTATGGAGAAACTTGAGGAACAAGCCATCAACGAACAGCTTGCCAACGAATCAATTGATGTGACATTGCCAGGTCGTCCAGCGCGTACGGGTAATCATCACCCGCTGACACGTGTTGTGGAAGAAATCGAAGACTTCTTCATCAGCATGGGCTATGAAATTGCGGAAGGTCCTGAAGTTGAAAAAGATTATTATAATTTTGAGGCACTGAACTTGCCGAAAGGGCACCCAGCACGTGATATGCAGGATTCTTTCTATATTTCAGAAGATATACTTCTTCGCACGCATACGTCACCTGTTCAAGCACGGACGATGGAAGCGAAGGGCGGCGCGCCGATTAAAATCATTTGCCCGGGTAAAGTGTATCGTCGGGATAGTGATGATGCGACGCATTCGCATCAATTCACACAAATTGAAGGGCTTGTCATCGGCGAAGATATTCGCATGAGCGATTTGAAAGGGACATTGTCTTTATTCTCGAAAAAAATGTTTGGTGATGAGCGGGAAATCCGTTTGCGCCCAAGCTTCTTCCCGTTCACAGAGCCATCTGTTGAGATGGATATTTCATGCTTTAAATGTGGCGGAGACGGTTGTAATGTATGTAAAAAAACGGGTTGGATTGAAATTTTGGGTGCCGGTATGGTACATCCAAACGTGCTGAAAATGGCTGGTTATGATCCTTCTGTCGTATCAGGTTTCGCTTTCGGTATGGGGCCTGAACGGATTGCAATGTTAAAATACGGTGTGGAAGATATTCGTCATTTCTATACGAATGACGTGCGTTTTGTATCACAATTCCATCGGACAGAAGCTTAA
- a CDS encoding response regulator, with protein MIILSKTVMLVDDSRFMRNLLKSKIESSGYIVVAEAGNGEDAVKLYEKHSPHIVLLDITLPNMNGIAVLKKIKKINPDTHVIMCSAMGTQDFVIEALENGADDFIVKPFFDDLIIKLNKIN; from the coding sequence GTGATTATTTTGAGTAAAACAGTAATGCTTGTGGATGATTCAAGGTTTATGAGAAATTTATTAAAAAGTAAAATTGAGAGTAGTGGGTATATCGTAGTAGCTGAGGCTGGTAATGGAGAAGATGCTGTGAAGCTTTATGAAAAACATTCACCGCATATCGTTTTACTGGATATCACTTTACCGAATATGAATGGAATCGCTGTACTTAAAAAAATTAAAAAAATAAATCCTGATACACATGTTATAATGTGTTCAGCAATGGGGACGCAAGATTTTGTAATTGAAGCTTTAGAAAATGGTGCCGATGATTTTATTGTAAAACCCTTTTTCGATGACCTTATTATTAAATTAAATAAAATCAATTGA
- the sspI gene encoding small acid-soluble spore protein SspI: MDFQIRDAITANMENNSAEDVRNVVEDAIKRGEEHLLPGLGVFFEKLWNNSGEQEKSKMAGELAQVFAAS; this comes from the coding sequence ATGGATTTTCAAATACGAGATGCGATTACGGCAAATATGGAAAATAATTCAGCGGAGGATGTCCGTAATGTCGTCGAAGATGCCATTAAGCGAGGGGAAGAACATCTATTACCAGGACTCGGCGTGTTCTTTGAAAAGCTATGGAATAATTCAGGTGAGCAAGAAAAATCGAAAATGGCTGGAGAGTTAGCACAAGTATTTGCAGCAAGTTGA
- the argF gene encoding ornithine carbamoyltransferase gives MVKIEEENSAIANGLKGKDLLSLLEYTSEEISYLLDYANNMKKEMLAGNMPPILAGKTLGMIFEKHSTRTRISFEVGMIQLGGHAMFMNARDLQIGRGESVYDTGHVLSEYLDGVMIRANSHEMVKELAEHTSVPVINGLTDIFHPCQALADLLTILEVKGSLAGKKIAYVGDGNNVAHSLIIAAAHMGMHAAVATPVGFEYNATLLVKAQELAAKNGGSVVTTTNPVEAVQDADVVYTDVWTSMGQEEETAARLEAFKEFQINDALVAHAKADYMFLHCLPAHREEEVATSVIDGPNSFVFQQAGNRLHAQKAVLANVL, from the coding sequence ATGGTGAAGATTGAAGAGGAAAATAGTGCTATTGCAAATGGTTTGAAGGGGAAGGATTTATTATCTCTTCTTGAGTATACGAGTGAAGAAATTTCCTATTTATTAGATTATGCAAATAACATGAAAAAGGAAATGCTTGCGGGCAATATGCCACCTATTTTAGCTGGCAAGACGCTCGGGATGATTTTTGAAAAGCATTCAACGCGTACGCGCATATCATTTGAAGTGGGTATGATCCAACTGGGGGGGCATGCGATGTTCATGAACGCACGTGACCTACAAATCGGACGTGGGGAGTCGGTGTATGATACAGGGCATGTGCTGTCGGAGTATTTGGACGGCGTTATGATTCGTGCAAACTCACATGAAATGGTGAAGGAATTGGCAGAGCATACGTCGGTTCCGGTCATTAATGGCTTAACGGATATTTTTCATCCATGTCAGGCGTTAGCAGATTTATTGACGATTTTGGAAGTGAAAGGCTCGCTAGCAGGCAAGAAAATCGCTTATGTTGGAGATGGAAATAATGTAGCGCACTCGCTTATCATCGCAGCGGCGCATATGGGGATGCATGCAGCGGTTGCAACGCCAGTGGGCTTTGAATATAATGCAACTCTTCTCGTCAAGGCACAAGAGCTTGCTGCTAAGAATGGCGGCAGTGTTGTGACAACTACGAACCCGGTTGAAGCGGTACAAGATGCAGATGTCGTCTATACAGATGTCTGGACGAGTATGGGTCAAGAAGAAGAGACTGCGGCGCGTCTAGAAGCATTTAAGGAATTCCAAATTAATGATGCTTTGGTTGCGCATGCGAAAGCAGATTATATGTTCTTGCATTGTCTGCCCGCACACCGTGAGGAAGAAGTCGCAACATCTGTCATTGACGGACCAAACTCATTCGTCTTCCAGCAAGCAGGCAATCGTCTACATGCACAGAAAGCTGTTTTGGCTAACGTGTTGTAA
- a CDS encoding RNA methyltransferase, which yields MKRIESPQNSLVKHWKKLVTTRKERDNTEEFLVEGFHLVEEALKKDGAIIALIIRDGVEFPAGWSTESVHIVEVNSAVAKEISETEHSQGVYAHCRQPHHAEEDFATWKKLLLVDAVQDPGNVGTMIRTADAAGMDAVILGKGSADPYNPKTVRSAQGSHFNIPVVRGDLMEWVTKSKQIGIKVIGTGLQNAVNHSEIEPQTEFALIMGNEGSGVTPELLALAETTVKIPMYGKAESLNVAVATGILLYSYSKN from the coding sequence ATGAAACGCATCGAATCCCCACAAAATTCACTAGTGAAACATTGGAAAAAACTCGTGACAACGCGAAAAGAACGTGACAATACGGAAGAATTTCTTGTAGAAGGCTTCCATTTGGTTGAAGAAGCACTTAAAAAAGACGGAGCCATCATTGCATTGATCATTCGAGACGGAGTTGAATTTCCCGCTGGCTGGTCAACGGAAAGTGTACATATTGTTGAAGTAAACAGTGCAGTTGCGAAAGAAATCTCAGAAACGGAACACTCACAGGGAGTTTACGCACATTGTCGTCAACCCCATCATGCTGAAGAAGACTTCGCAACATGGAAAAAACTTTTACTTGTTGATGCGGTTCAAGATCCGGGCAATGTCGGTACGATGATCCGTACTGCAGACGCAGCTGGCATGGATGCAGTTATACTCGGTAAGGGGTCAGCAGATCCATATAACCCAAAAACCGTCCGTTCTGCACAAGGTTCTCACTTCAATATCCCTGTCGTCAGAGGCGATTTGATGGAGTGGGTGACGAAATCAAAACAAATAGGTATTAAGGTGATCGGTACAGGATTGCAAAATGCAGTCAATCATTCTGAAATTGAACCACAAACTGAATTTGCTTTAATTATGGGGAACGAAGGTAGTGGTGTTACACCTGAATTATTGGCGTTGGCTGAGACCACAGTAAAGATTCCAATGTACGGCAAAGCTGAGTCGCTGAATGTTGCAGTAGCGACGGGGATTTTGCTGTACTCGTATTCAAAAAACTAA